A single Rhodothermales bacterium DNA region contains:
- a CDS encoding succinate dehydrogenase/fumarate reductase iron-sulfur subunit, with translation MTINLRIWRQDGPKDRGAFRDYTVPDANPHMSFLEMLDVLNERLMKSGEEPIEFDHDCREGICGSCGVVINGTAHGPWKRTATCQLHMREYHDGDTIVIEPWRAQAFPVIKDLVVDRTAFDRIMAAGGYVSVNTGGAPDANAIPIPKAVADVAFDYASCIGCGACVAACPNSSASLFTGAKIAQLALLPQGEPERRRRVVLAVDQMAEEGFGDCSNHAECEAVCPKGISISAIASMRREYLKAMVAGEA, from the coding sequence ATGACGATCAACCTGAGGATCTGGCGGCAGGATGGGCCGAAGGATCGTGGAGCGTTCAGGGACTACACTGTGCCCGATGCAAATCCGCACATGTCGTTTCTGGAGATGCTCGACGTGTTGAACGAGCGACTGATGAAGTCCGGCGAGGAGCCCATCGAGTTCGATCACGATTGCCGTGAGGGTATATGCGGATCGTGCGGAGTCGTCATCAACGGAACGGCGCACGGCCCGTGGAAGCGAACAGCGACCTGCCAGCTGCACATGCGGGAGTATCATGACGGCGATACCATCGTGATCGAGCCGTGGAGAGCGCAGGCATTCCCGGTGATCAAGGACCTCGTTGTCGACCGTACTGCGTTCGATCGGATCATGGCGGCCGGTGGCTACGTGTCTGTGAATACAGGTGGCGCGCCCGATGCCAATGCGATTCCGATTCCGAAGGCAGTGGCCGACGTCGCCTTCGATTATGCGTCGTGCATCGGTTGTGGCGCGTGTGTTGCCGCCTGCCCGAACTCCTCGGCATCCCTGTTTACCGGTGCCAAGATTGCACAGCTGGCGCTACTTCCGCAGGGTGAGCCCGAGCGCCGCCGGCGCGTGGTCCTGGCGGTCGATCAGATGGCCGAAGAGGGATTCGGAGATTGCTCCAACCATGCCGAGTGCGAAGCCGTCTGCCCCAAAGGAATCTCCATTTCGGCGATCGCCTCCATGCGGCGCGAGTACCTCAAGGCGATGGTGGCTGGGGAAGCGTGA